The following are encoded in a window of Longibacter salinarum genomic DNA:
- a CDS encoding alanine/glycine:cation symporter family protein translates to MLESLEMVIGVLEQYVWNEGIPTGTGNDIPWVVILLLGAGLYLTFRLGFIQFRRLWHGFAVTSGKYDDPDEPGDVPHFQALTTALSATVGIGNIAGVALAIHWGGPGALFWMWITALLGMATKYSEVTLAQYFRDVNIGGEGETKSWLGTVSGGPMYYIEKGLGSNWTWMAIFFAVMLMITSFLTGNAAQANTVTDTMMEYSDWFAMDPVSFKYVVGAIVAAIVAVVIIGGVTRIGRVTSIVAPVMAGIYVLGGLVILALNASDVPAAFGAIFTEAFNPSSGVAGTGAGVFLLTMMYGVRRGLFSNEAGQGSAPIAHSAAKTDEPVSEGVVALLEPFIDTIIVCSITGLVIIVTGVWDDAVPTRMDLNAGAISYRVQGESGVMAGGEPPAEVPVVNGTPQVPMGTSQLAWNEAIVARFYVSCANDCETTDDFGEAFDGTIYPEREVAVSRDGTEYTALYGPGVETGAPLTQLAFQRGLSPLGDWGGGIVVLSVLLFAISTSISWSYYGDRCANYLFGPKAIIPYKVVFVGMNFVGAIAPLATVWTIGDIALGLVVVPNLIALVVLSGKLKNITDSYFDREAWLSNVEPARRAKEARKAAKQGKSDQ, encoded by the coding sequence ATGCTTGAGTCACTCGAAATGGTCATCGGCGTCCTGGAACAGTATGTTTGGAATGAAGGGATCCCGACTGGCACCGGCAACGACATTCCGTGGGTTGTCATTCTTCTTCTCGGCGCCGGCCTCTACCTCACGTTCCGTCTTGGCTTTATCCAGTTTCGCCGCCTCTGGCACGGTTTCGCAGTTACGTCCGGTAAGTACGACGATCCCGACGAACCGGGCGATGTCCCGCACTTCCAGGCGCTGACGACGGCGCTATCGGCAACGGTCGGCATCGGAAATATCGCGGGTGTTGCGCTTGCGATTCACTGGGGTGGTCCGGGTGCGCTGTTCTGGATGTGGATCACCGCTCTCCTCGGAATGGCGACGAAATACAGTGAGGTGACCCTCGCCCAGTACTTCCGAGACGTCAACATCGGTGGCGAAGGCGAAACGAAGAGCTGGCTCGGGACGGTGTCTGGCGGGCCAATGTATTACATCGAAAAGGGACTCGGCTCCAACTGGACGTGGATGGCGATTTTCTTCGCTGTCATGCTGATGATTACGTCGTTCCTGACCGGTAATGCCGCTCAGGCGAACACTGTGACGGACACGATGATGGAGTACAGCGACTGGTTCGCTATGGACCCGGTGTCGTTCAAGTACGTCGTCGGTGCCATTGTCGCTGCGATCGTTGCCGTCGTCATCATCGGTGGCGTAACGCGAATTGGCCGCGTGACGAGTATTGTTGCACCGGTTATGGCCGGTATCTACGTGCTGGGCGGCCTCGTCATTCTCGCCCTCAACGCATCCGATGTCCCAGCGGCGTTCGGTGCCATCTTCACCGAGGCCTTTAACCCGAGCTCCGGTGTCGCCGGAACGGGAGCCGGCGTCTTCCTTCTGACGATGATGTACGGCGTTCGGCGCGGTCTCTTCTCGAACGAGGCTGGACAGGGATCGGCCCCCATTGCTCACTCGGCCGCAAAAACCGACGAGCCGGTGAGTGAAGGTGTGGTTGCGCTCCTCGAACCGTTCATCGATACGATTATCGTTTGCTCGATCACGGGTCTCGTCATCATCGTGACGGGTGTGTGGGACGATGCCGTTCCGACGCGCATGGACCTCAACGCCGGCGCAATCAGCTACCGCGTTCAGGGAGAAAGTGGCGTGATGGCGGGAGGAGAACCGCCTGCCGAAGTTCCTGTCGTAAATGGTACGCCACAGGTCCCGATGGGCACCTCGCAGCTCGCCTGGAATGAGGCGATCGTGGCGCGCTTCTACGTCTCCTGCGCCAACGACTGCGAAACCACGGACGACTTCGGCGAGGCCTTCGATGGAACGATCTATCCGGAACGGGAGGTGGCGGTGTCGAGGGATGGAACCGAGTACACGGCGCTCTACGGCCCGGGGGTCGAAACCGGCGCTCCGCTCACGCAGCTTGCGTTTCAGCGCGGTCTCTCGCCGCTCGGCGACTGGGGCGGTGGCATCGTTGTACTCAGCGTACTCCTGTTCGCGATCTCGACGTCGATCTCGTGGAGCTACTACGGCGACCGCTGCGCTAACTACCTCTTCGGTCCGAAAGCCATTATTCCGTACAAGGTGGTCTTTGTCGGAATGAACTTCGTCGGCGCCATTGCTCCGCTGGCGACGGTCTGGACGATTGGCGACATCGCGCTCGGCCTCGTGGTCGTGCCGAACTTGATCGCCCTCGTGGTGCTCTCCGGCAAGCTCAAGAACATCACGGACAGCTACTTCGATCGAGAAGCCTGGCTCTCAAACGTGGAACCGGCTCGCCGCGCGAAAGAAGCGCGCAAGGCAGCAAAACAGGGTAAGTCCGACCAGTAA
- the upp gene encoding uracil phosphoribosyltransferase, producing MSSLTVVDHPLLKRDLTILRSRETPHGAFRKTVSDAAAILAYEAMQEVDLKDKTIETPLESTTGYEIADEVIVVPIMRAGLGMVDGFVRFIPEARVGHLGMQRDEETYDPVDYYSNIPDTISEARVFVVDPMLATGGSASFAIEHLKQRGAERIHFACLVAAPEGIERLQSDHSDVPIVTATVDRELDDNAFIRPGLGDAGDRIFGTTG from the coding sequence ATGTCTTCGCTCACCGTCGTCGACCATCCGCTTCTCAAACGCGATCTGACCATCCTGCGCAGTCGCGAGACGCCGCACGGGGCCTTTCGCAAGACGGTCTCCGATGCCGCGGCTATTCTCGCGTACGAAGCGATGCAAGAGGTTGATCTGAAGGACAAGACCATCGAGACGCCGCTGGAGTCGACTACCGGATACGAAATTGCCGACGAGGTTATCGTCGTGCCGATCATGCGGGCGGGTCTCGGGATGGTCGACGGATTTGTGCGCTTCATCCCGGAGGCCCGCGTCGGTCACCTGGGCATGCAGCGGGACGAAGAGACGTACGACCCGGTGGATTACTACAGCAACATTCCCGACACAATCAGTGAGGCTCGCGTGTTTGTCGTCGACCCGATGCTCGCCACGGGCGGCAGCGCCTCTTTTGCCATCGAGCATTTGAAGCAACGCGGAGCCGAGCGGATTCACTTCGCCTGTCTCGTCGCTGCACCAGAAGGAATCGAGCGTCTTCAGAGCGATCATTCCGATGTGCCGATCGTCACGGCGACGGTCGACCGGGAGCTCGATGACAACGCGTTCATCCGCCCGGGACTCGGTGATGCCGGGGACCGTATCTTCGGAACGACCGGGTAG
- a CDS encoding Na+/H+ antiporter NhaC family protein yields the protein MHLSRYLAVVLLALLGLGLTSPAIAGQENPEAEITAPSLILTGVAFDVTVDAPGDSAGLQVRLGEETFSLEQAEEEPQWRGEGLKVPSSGAVEISVINGQGAVLAETTSRALPGWISILPPLLAIAIALAFKRVVPALFFGVFVGAVLAVEVSLGGVAQGLLDTMQVYVLQALADEGHSSIILFSLMIGGMVGIISKNGGTLGIVDRITSYASDSRRGQVVTGLLGLGIFFDDYANTLVVGNTMRPVTDKLRISREKLAYIVDSTAAPVACLAFVTTWIGYEVGIVGTAVANIEGLTMSAYSIFLNSILYSFYPLLALYFVFVVANSKRDFGPMARAERRARQTGQVLASGANVDEAAGEGEELKPKDGTPRFAYNAIIPVIVLVVSVLGGLYYTGLQAVSNPETATLSQIIGEADSYKALMWGSLLGVLVAAALSVGQRILTLEETVEAWYSGLKSMLFAMIILVLAWALSEITAVLHTAEYLTSVLGDWLPAGAVPAVVFLLAAATAFATGSSWGTMGILMPLVVPLTWAVLAANGMNDPAHYHILYSSVSCVLAGSVWGDHCSPISDTTILSSMASGCDHIDHVRTQLPYAMSVGLVALLVGTLPAGFGLPWWVGLVLGMAILSGLLRVFGEEVDIADPDIEPARVASS from the coding sequence ATGCACCTCTCTCGGTACCTCGCAGTTGTTTTACTCGCCCTTCTCGGTCTTGGGTTAACCTCTCCGGCTATAGCCGGTCAGGAGAATCCGGAAGCCGAAATCACGGCGCCCTCACTTATCCTGACGGGGGTTGCGTTCGATGTCACCGTCGATGCGCCAGGCGACTCGGCAGGTCTGCAGGTGCGACTGGGAGAAGAGACCTTCTCGCTGGAGCAGGCCGAAGAGGAACCGCAGTGGAGAGGCGAAGGGCTCAAGGTGCCATCCAGCGGCGCGGTGGAGATCTCCGTGATCAATGGCCAGGGCGCCGTTCTCGCGGAGACGACGTCTCGTGCGCTTCCAGGCTGGATCTCGATCCTTCCTCCGCTTCTCGCGATCGCGATCGCCCTCGCCTTCAAACGCGTTGTTCCTGCGCTATTCTTTGGCGTGTTTGTCGGGGCAGTTCTTGCAGTCGAAGTGTCGCTAGGGGGCGTCGCACAGGGCCTCCTCGATACCATGCAGGTGTATGTGCTGCAGGCGCTTGCCGATGAAGGCCATTCGTCGATCATTCTGTTTTCGCTGATGATCGGTGGGATGGTCGGCATTATCTCGAAAAACGGCGGTACGCTTGGCATCGTTGATCGGATTACCTCGTATGCCAGCGACTCGCGTCGGGGACAGGTGGTGACGGGACTGCTCGGCCTCGGCATCTTCTTTGATGACTACGCCAACACCCTGGTCGTTGGCAACACGATGCGGCCGGTCACGGACAAGTTGCGGATTTCGCGGGAGAAGCTCGCGTACATCGTTGACTCTACCGCAGCCCCTGTCGCATGCCTTGCGTTCGTGACGACGTGGATCGGGTACGAGGTTGGAATCGTCGGCACAGCCGTCGCGAACATCGAAGGGCTAACGATGTCTGCCTACTCGATCTTTCTCAACTCCATTCTCTACAGCTTCTATCCGCTCCTCGCTTTGTATTTCGTTTTTGTAGTGGCGAACTCGAAGCGTGACTTTGGTCCCATGGCGCGGGCCGAACGGCGTGCACGGCAGACCGGCCAGGTCCTTGCCTCCGGAGCAAACGTTGACGAGGCAGCGGGGGAAGGCGAAGAGTTGAAGCCGAAGGATGGAACACCGCGCTTTGCGTACAACGCGATCATTCCCGTCATCGTCTTGGTTGTGAGCGTCCTCGGGGGGCTCTACTACACTGGTCTGCAGGCGGTGTCGAACCCCGAAACAGCGACCTTGAGTCAGATTATCGGAGAAGCTGATTCGTACAAGGCGCTGATGTGGGGATCGCTCCTGGGCGTGCTCGTGGCCGCTGCGCTCTCGGTTGGCCAGCGCATCCTTACACTTGAGGAGACGGTCGAGGCGTGGTACTCGGGCCTTAAGTCGATGCTCTTTGCGATGATTATCCTCGTGCTTGCCTGGGCGTTGTCGGAGATCACGGCGGTCCTCCACACGGCGGAGTACCTCACCAGCGTGCTTGGTGACTGGCTGCCGGCCGGTGCGGTGCCCGCGGTCGTCTTTCTGCTCGCAGCAGCCACGGCGTTCGCGACGGGGTCGAGCTGGGGAACGATGGGCATTTTGATGCCGCTTGTGGTCCCGCTCACGTGGGCGGTTCTTGCGGCGAACGGCATGAACGATCCTGCACACTACCACATCCTGTACTCGTCGGTATCCTGCGTCCTGGCGGGCTCCGTGTGGGGTGATCACTGCTCACCGATTTCCGACACCACAATCCTTTCCTCAATGGCGAGCGGCTGTGATCACATCGATCACGTCCGCACGCAGCTACCGTACGCTATGAGCGTGGGGCTCGTCGCTCTTCTCGTAGGCACACTGCCCGCAGGGTTTGGTCTACCGTGGTGGGTTGGACTCGTCCTCGGTATGGCGATTCTATCGGGCCTGCTGCGCGTCTTCGGGGAAGAAGTCGACATCGCCGATCCGGACATCGAGCCAGCTCGTGTAGCGAGCAGCTAA
- a CDS encoding phosphomannose isomerase type II C-terminal cupin domain — protein MLLDADNRPWGRWEEYLNEPGYRVKRIVVNPGSRLSLQKHEHRKEHWVVVRGSGVFTRNDDKIRVSEGDTCFIDIGDVHRIENDGDDYLVFIETQMGLCVEDDIIRLEDDYGRAG, from the coding sequence ATGCTTCTCGATGCCGATAACCGCCCGTGGGGTCGCTGGGAAGAATATCTGAACGAGCCCGGCTACCGCGTCAAGCGCATCGTCGTGAACCCCGGTTCGCGCCTTTCTCTTCAGAAGCACGAACACCGCAAGGAGCACTGGGTCGTCGTTCGCGGCTCGGGTGTATTCACTCGGAACGATGACAAGATTCGCGTCAGTGAAGGCGACACGTGCTTTATCGACATCGGCGATGTGCATCGTATCGAAAACGATGGCGACGACTACCTCGTGTTCATCGAGACCCAGATGGGGCTTTGCGTGGAGGACGACATCATTCGGCTCGAGGATGACTATGGTCGGGCGGGATAA
- the def gene encoding peptide deformylase: MVLPIYTFGHEKLREETEPVEENSEELQSLIDDMVDTMYAAAGIGLAAPQVGRGERLFVIDVTPMADEIREEGQEIPPQPMVFINPEIVAESEVTCDYEEGCLSIPDVRETVTRPEAVRIRYLDRDFEQREREVSSFLARVIQHEFDHLFGVLFTDYLGSFRKRMVRRSLRKIADGEVEANYPLVTAEGERV, from the coding sequence ATGGTATTGCCGATTTACACGTTCGGTCATGAGAAACTCCGCGAGGAGACCGAACCGGTCGAGGAAAACTCTGAGGAGCTGCAGTCGCTCATCGACGATATGGTCGACACGATGTATGCAGCCGCTGGCATCGGTTTGGCCGCTCCCCAGGTCGGTCGAGGTGAGCGTCTGTTCGTGATCGACGTAACGCCGATGGCCGACGAAATCCGAGAGGAAGGCCAGGAGATCCCGCCGCAGCCGATGGTCTTCATCAATCCCGAGATCGTCGCGGAAAGCGAGGTTACGTGTGATTACGAAGAGGGCTGTCTCTCTATTCCGGACGTCCGCGAAACCGTGACACGGCCTGAAGCGGTTCGGATTCGCTATCTAGATCGTGACTTCGAACAACGTGAACGGGAGGTGAGCAGCTTCCTCGCCCGCGTCATTCAACACGAGTTCGATCACCTCTTCGGGGTGCTCTTCACGGACTACCTGGGTAGTTTTCGTAAGCGCATGGTCCGTCGTTCGCTTCGCAAAATCGCGGATGGAGAGGTTGAGGCCAACTATCCGCTCGTAACGGCCGAAGGAGAGCGCGTGTAA
- a CDS encoding class I SAM-dependent methyltransferase yields the protein MLSRDRLREVYDRVGSRQDSQSFYEAPALDLLVRYGAFGSAETVLEIGCGTGAFAERLLAGECPETTTYEAIELSCTMASIARARLEPWADRVTVRWTDGAPPIDNPSRSVDRVVVAYVFDLLPRPEVRTLLSEARRVLKPGGRLCACGLAPGIGPMSRAVEWLWRSVFALRPTLVGGCRPLEVRPLLGRSWRVHHHDHVAPWGVPSEVLVATPRPDTV from the coding sequence ATGCTGTCTCGGGATAGACTCCGCGAGGTATACGACAGGGTGGGCTCGAGGCAGGATTCGCAGTCGTTCTACGAAGCTCCTGCGCTGGACCTCCTGGTACGGTACGGGGCTTTCGGTTCCGCGGAGACGGTTCTCGAGATCGGATGTGGTACGGGGGCATTTGCCGAGCGACTTCTGGCGGGGGAGTGTCCGGAAACGACGACCTACGAGGCCATTGAGTTGAGCTGCACGATGGCGTCAATAGCCCGCGCACGACTCGAGCCGTGGGCGGATCGGGTAACGGTTCGTTGGACTGACGGTGCCCCACCAATCGACAACCCCAGCCGATCGGTGGATCGTGTGGTCGTGGCATACGTGTTCGACCTGCTTCCCCGCCCGGAGGTGCGCACGTTACTCAGCGAAGCGCGCCGGGTGTTGAAGCCGGGCGGACGGCTGTGCGCATGTGGGCTCGCGCCGGGAATTGGACCGATGAGTCGCGCCGTCGAGTGGCTTTGGCGGAGCGTTTTCGCATTGCGGCCAACGCTCGTCGGCGGATGCCGACCGCTTGAGGTTCGACCCCTGCTGGGTCGCAGTTGGCGCGTACACCACCACGATCACGTGGCACCGTGGGGCGTGCCGTCCGAGGTTCTGGTTGCTACGCCGCGACCCGACACTGTCTAA
- a CDS encoding metal ABC transporter substrate-binding protein: MRILLSPWRGRCTLLLICLLFVGCTDDEASSELPPGADAKPSITTTIPPLGMILRPLVEGRAEVRVLLDPGQSPHTYEPTPSAVRELSGSLMLVHADEHLDGWVASLPAKQTVALVPLLPEAQRLQMPPAASKDHAHAEESNGGHEHGEVDPHFWTSPRAVHSLLPALVDTLCTADPGGCATYQMNADSLGTQLEALDVRISTMLKPVEGMHVGLSQPFFRYFLQRYGLHVAEIIEPRPAKEPSPQQLSRQIRQLQGADVRVIFTQAQLPDRSARAVADAAEIATVNLDPIGGVEGRASYAELLEYNATQILNALGPEPTSSPSR, encoded by the coding sequence ATGCGCATCTTGCTCTCGCCGTGGCGTGGACGGTGCACGCTTCTTCTTATCTGCCTTTTGTTTGTCGGATGTACCGATGATGAGGCCTCGTCGGAGCTTCCACCCGGTGCAGATGCAAAACCGTCCATTACGACGACCATCCCGCCGCTCGGGATGATTCTGCGCCCGCTCGTGGAGGGGCGCGCCGAGGTGCGTGTCCTGCTCGATCCCGGCCAATCGCCTCACACGTATGAGCCCACGCCGTCCGCCGTGCGAGAGCTTTCCGGTAGCCTAATGCTCGTGCATGCGGACGAACATCTGGATGGCTGGGTCGCATCCCTTCCGGCAAAGCAAACTGTTGCGCTCGTTCCGCTGCTGCCGGAAGCTCAGCGTCTACAAATGCCTCCTGCAGCGTCGAAGGACCACGCGCACGCAGAGGAATCCAACGGAGGGCATGAGCATGGCGAAGTCGACCCCCACTTTTGGACGTCGCCGCGAGCCGTGCATAGTCTGTTGCCCGCACTCGTGGACACATTATGCACGGCCGATCCCGGCGGCTGCGCCACCTATCAGATGAACGCAGATTCGCTCGGGACGCAGCTTGAGGCACTGGATGTTCGAATTTCGACGATGCTGAAGCCGGTTGAAGGCATGCACGTCGGATTGTCGCAGCCGTTCTTCCGCTACTTTCTCCAGCGATACGGGCTCCACGTCGCAGAAATTATCGAGCCTCGGCCTGCGAAGGAACCATCACCCCAACAGCTATCTCGACAGATTCGACAGCTTCAGGGCGCAGATGTCCGCGTCATTTTTACGCAGGCGCAGCTTCCCGATCGGTCGGCTCGTGCCGTAGCGGATGCAGCGGAGATTGCGACGGTTAATTTAGATCCGATCGGTGGCGTTGAGGGACGGGCGAGTTATGCAGAACTACTCGAATACAACGCGACGCAGATTTTGAACGCACTCGGACCCGAACCCACATCGTCACCGTCACGTTAA
- a CDS encoding metal ABC transporter ATP-binding protein, whose product MSSPAVSVSDLLVRFGDHRVLDGITFEAQGGDFVAIVGPNGAGKTTLMKVLLGLDVPENGIARIFGQHPQQVDPGIVGYVPQIKTLDRSFPALAIELVVSGLYEHWPFRISQEERELAIDALEHVHAEKLADRSLSALSGGELQRVYLARSLIRTPRVIILDEPATGVDVVGATDLYELLDNYQEEHQATVLMVTHDWNAAFHHATHVLLLDGRQVAYGPPEAALKEECLREAFGHIGHAHAMMIGDRHE is encoded by the coding sequence ATGTCTTCTCCCGCCGTTAGCGTCAGCGATCTTCTGGTCCGCTTTGGCGACCACCGTGTGCTGGACGGGATCACGTTCGAAGCTCAGGGAGGCGATTTCGTTGCCATTGTGGGGCCCAACGGTGCCGGAAAAACGACGTTGATGAAAGTGCTCCTTGGGCTCGATGTGCCCGAAAATGGCATTGCGCGAATCTTTGGGCAGCACCCGCAGCAGGTAGATCCAGGCATCGTCGGGTACGTGCCGCAGATCAAAACGCTCGACCGATCCTTTCCTGCCCTCGCGATTGAATTGGTCGTGTCCGGGCTCTACGAACACTGGCCGTTTCGCATATCGCAGGAAGAACGGGAACTGGCGATCGATGCACTCGAGCACGTTCACGCTGAGAAACTAGCGGACCGCTCTCTGTCCGCCCTCTCCGGTGGAGAACTACAACGTGTCTATCTGGCACGAAGCCTGATCCGCACGCCGCGCGTCATTATCCTCGACGAACCGGCTACCGGCGTGGACGTCGTCGGGGCGACGGACCTGTACGAACTGCTCGACAACTACCAGGAAGAACATCAGGCCACCGTTTTGATGGTGACGCATGACTGGAATGCTGCCTTTCATCATGCGACGCACGTCCTGTTGCTAGACGGGCGGCAGGTCGCCTACGGCCCGCCCGAAGCTGCACTGAAGGAAGAATGCCTTCGGGAAGCCTTCGGCCATATCGGACACGCGCACGCCATGATGATCGGGGACCGACATGAGTGA
- a CDS encoding metal ABC transporter permease produces the protein MSELIDAFQLAFMQRAMIASVLIGALASYFGVFVVQRRLSFLGVGLSHAAFGGVALGLLLQVDPMWVALPFTVVVALGINVVTQRGDIAGDTAIGIFFAVAIALGVVFLALTPRYTSDAFAYLFGSILAVQTSDVWLVAIVAATTLLLLPMWGRWAYASFDRDLAQAGRVPVQRDDLLLSVLLAVTIVASVKIAGIILIAAFLVIPAATARLLASRFRTMTAVSVGIGSLTAAIGLVLSYVLDVPSGATIVLVQAMLFFGAFIANR, from the coding sequence ATGAGTGAACTGATCGACGCATTCCAACTTGCTTTTATGCAGCGCGCCATGATCGCGAGCGTTCTCATTGGGGCGCTGGCGAGCTACTTTGGCGTGTTTGTCGTGCAGCGGCGCCTCAGTTTCCTCGGCGTGGGTCTCTCGCACGCCGCGTTTGGCGGAGTTGCTCTGGGCCTATTGCTTCAGGTCGATCCGATGTGGGTCGCATTACCGTTCACGGTTGTCGTCGCACTCGGAATTAATGTCGTGACGCAGCGTGGCGATATTGCGGGTGATACAGCCATCGGTATCTTCTTCGCCGTGGCGATCGCTCTTGGCGTCGTTTTTCTTGCGCTCACGCCTCGCTACACGTCCGACGCGTTCGCGTACCTCTTCGGGTCGATTCTGGCCGTTCAGACGTCAGACGTATGGCTGGTGGCGATCGTGGCGGCGACGACACTCCTTCTGCTTCCAATGTGGGGCCGATGGGCGTACGCGTCGTTTGACCGGGACCTGGCTCAAGCGGGACGGGTGCCGGTGCAGCGCGATGACCTGCTGCTCTCCGTGCTCTTAGCCGTGACGATCGTCGCGTCCGTCAAAATTGCCGGCATCATTCTTATCGCAGCGTTTTTGGTGATCCCTGCCGCCACCGCACGGCTTCTCGCTTCGCGGTTTCGGACGATGACGGCGGTGTCCGTTGGGATCGGGAGTCTCACCGCTGCGATTGGCCTTGTGCTGTCGTACGTACTCGACGTTCCAAGCGGAGCGACGATCGTGCTCGTTCAGGCGATGCTGTTCTTCGGTGCGTTCATAGCGAATCGATAG